CCAAGCTGGCCCTGCGCGCTTGGCAAATCTCACTGCTCATCGTTATTTTGTTGGCCTGGCATTTTCTGACGCTGGACCCCAAAGTTGCGTTTTTCTTTGGTCAGCCACTGGAAGTGGTCAAGGTGATCTGGGCCTGGTTTGTCACCAACGGTGATATTTACCTGCACCTGGGCGTGACCTTGAGCGAAACCCTGCTGGCTTTTGCCATTGGCACGATTGCCGGCCTGGCATGCGGCTTGTGGCTGGGTCTGTCACCCCGTGCAGCAGCCTTGCTGGACCCCTACCTGACGGCTGCCAACTCCATGCCGCGCGTCATTCTGGCGCCGATTTTCGGCATGTGGTTCGGTCTGGGGATCTGGTCCAAAGTGGCTCTGGCGGTGACGCTGGTGTTCTTCATCGTGTTCTTCAACGTGTACCAGGGTGTGCGTGAAGTCAGCTCCACGCTGCTGGACAATGCCCGCATGCTGGGTGCCAGCCGTCGTCAGTTGCTGCGCCACGTCTA
This genomic interval from Alcaligenes ammonioxydans contains the following:
- a CDS encoding ABC transporter permease; translation: MSKSFTRSKLALRAWQISLLIVILLAWHFLTLDPKVAFFFGQPLEVVKVIWAWFVTNGDIYLHLGVTLSETLLAFAIGTIAGLACGLWLGLSPRAAALLDPYLTAANSMPRVILAPIFGMWFGLGIWSKVALAVTLVFFIVFFNVYQGVREVSSTLLDNARMLGASRRQLLRHVYIPSATSWVFSSLHTSVGLAFVGAVVGEYLGSASGVGYLILQAEGTLDVNTVFAGIVVLTVFALILDGLVSVFEDRLLAWRPQGGGTEKL